AAAATAACAAGTGCAGGAATAAAAATTTTGTTCGCTACTTCAATACCTTTCTTGACTCCCTTGAACAAGATACCAAGAGTGATTACCCATACAATGACTAATGGAAGGAACACACCAGGTACGATACTTCCAACAGTGCCAGCGTCAACTACTTTTAAGTAATCGCCGATAAGGAAACTTGTCGGGTCATCCCCCCACTGCTTGCTGAGCGAGAAATAAGCGTAAGACATTGCCCAGGCAATGATGACTGCATAGTACGTCGAGATGACGAATGAAACAGCAACCTGCCACCAGCCGATCCATTCAGATTTTTTATTGAACCTTGCAAAACTTAGCGGTGCAGAACCACGATACTTATGACCGAGTGTGAACTCCAGAATCAGGATTGGAATACCAGCCGTCAAGAGTGCGAATAAGTATGGGAAGAAGAATGCTCCACCGCCATTCTCATAAGCTACTCCCGGGAAGCGCCAAATATTTCCCAACCCGACTGCCGATCCTACTGCGGCAAGAATGAATCCTGCCCTCGTTCCCCACTGTGGACGATTTTCCATTTTTAATCCCCCTCGCCTTCTAATTATCTGGAAAATGTTGATAATTAGAAAGTTTTATATTTTCAGATTATTTAGTCTAGGAATAGTATAGCTAGTTTTTAATTGCTTGTCAAAATATTATTTCGGTCATAATAAAAATATTCCTAAAAAGTTTTCCCAACTATACCAACACCCCTATTAATTGGGATTCTATTCCCACTTTTTTAAAAATATGAAAAGGCTGTCTGATATTCAGACAGCCTTTAACATTATTCTGCAAGATTTTCTTTTAGAACTTCTTCCTGGTTTGTCTTGCTTCCGAATATGAAAGCAAAAGCAACAAGCAGGATTGCCACTACCGCAAGAGCTGTCAGAGTGCTTCCTGTGAAACCAATGATCAAGAATCCAACAGAAGAAATCGCAGCGGAAATCAAAGCGTATGGCAGCTGGGTCATGACATGGTCTAAGTGGTGTGAACCAGCCCCTGTTGATGAAAGGATCGTAGTATCGGATATTGGTGAACAGTGGTCACCAAAAACCGCGCCCGCCAATACTGCTGCTAATGCTGGCAGCATGAGGTTGATATCAGCTGCAGCAGCGATATCCCCGGCAATTGGAAGCAGGATGCCGAATGATCCCCATGAAGTTCCTGTTGAGAAAGCCATGATTCCAGCTACGAGGAATAGCAGGAACGGCAGGAATGAGATATTAATATTAGAGCTTTCAACAATACCAGCGAGATACTTGCCAGTTTCAAGTCTTCCAATCAAATCAACAATCACCCATGCGAAGACCAGGATATAGATAGCCGGGAGCATTGACTTAATGCCCTCAACAATTCCTTTGCCAAAAACATTGGCATTGACGCCTTTTAACACTACTGCCTGCCTTGCAAACAGAATCAGTGCAACAGCCAGGCCGAGCAAACCGCCAGTAACAAGAGACTTCGTTACATCTGTGTTTTCGAAGATCGCTAAGATTGTAACATTGCCTTCCACAGCGCTTGCCCCAGTCCAAATCATCATGCCTACAGTTCCAGCGATAAGGGCTACAATCGGCCATACAAGGTCTCCAACTGTCCCTTTTGTGCTTGTAGGAAGGTCATCCTTCAGTTCGCCCGGTACAGGCTTGTCCTGTGGAACGACGATTCCTTCAGTAATCGCACGTTCTTCATGCTTTTTCATAGGTCCAATTTCGATATTTCGAAGAGCTACGATAAAGACCATCGCTAACGCTGCAAGTGCGTAAAAGTTCATTGGCGCCATTTGCATGAACGCTGAAAACGCCGTATATTCGCTAACTCCATGAGCAGCGAGGATGGTACCAATCAAAGCAATAATATAAGCACCCCAGCTCGAAATCGGTGAGATGACACAGACAGGTGCAGAAGTAGAGTCAATCAAGTAAGCAAGCTTCGCACGAGAAACCTTCTGGCGGTCTGTGATCGGGCGTGTGATTTGACCGACTGCCAGAGCATTGAAATAATCATCAATGAAAATAACAACTCCTAAAAATGCGCCAACAAGCTGTGCTCCGACTCTTGTTTTTACACGTTTCATCGCCCATTCGCCAAACGCACGGCTTCCGCCTGAAATGGAAATGAACGCTGTGATTGTACCCAATAATAATAAGAATAGGATGATGTACAGGCTATATGTGTTCAGTTCGCCATCTGCGACAACAATCCCCTTGATCGCGTCCCACATAATAGCAAATGTTTCTGCGACATTAAATTCAGCGAGCAAAAAAGCTGCTGCGATGATGCCTGTCCCCAAAGACAGTAGCACCCGTCTTGTGATCACTACCATTAAGATTGCCACTAATGGCGGCAGCAATGAAAAAATTGTGTTCTCCATTCTTTCTTTCTCCTCCTTGTTTTTGACAGGGGGAAACTTTTACATGAAAAGAGTTGTAGCTACTTTTTAAAAATAAATAAAAAAGGGCAACGATAGAGAACATTCTATCGCTGCCCTTAATAAGCAACTAGTGTCTCCATCACGATCTGTAGCTCCCCATTATGGATATACCTCCATAATGACAGTGATACTCCTGTTCAAAGTATCCCCAGCAATAAAAAATGTGACTCACTAATTATTGCTTCGGCAAAATTCCCTTTTAGCTGTGATCAACGTTGTCATCCTCACACAGCTTACTCTTGAATCCTGCGCCTCTACCCCATCGGAATGATGTGGTTTATTATTCAATTGATTTTATAATATAACAATATCGCTAACTTGACAACTGTTTTTATTGCCCAGGCTGGCCAGGAACCTGAATAGCAGGTGGTACGACTCCTCCGCCGCCATTATAAAATTGAGGTACCTTTCCAGGGTAGTAGAAGCTGCCAATCGGAATATTTTCCTGTACAGTCGCTATTTCCGTCGCAAACGGAATAATAATCTGCACATTGACTTTTACCCTGACCGAAACATTGATCAGCGTATTGTTGATTCCGTGCTCTTCTGTATCCCAGACAACGTCAGCAGTTACGTCACCAATCGCGTTGAACTTCACAGGAACTCTCGGGCCCATATTACCAAGGAGTGCATTATTGGTGGCCTGGCCCAATGGAACGTAATAAATGATTCCTGCTTCCCTGTCCTCTTCATCGGTGACAAGCTCGACATCTGTCAGCATCTCGAGTGAGGTGAGATTCCCTCTTTCCGCTTCTTTTAAGTTCATTTGCACAATATTTGTTGTTTCTGCTTTCACCCTATTGATGATTTCGGTATTGAATTTCACTACAGTAGTCGTTCCGCCATCCACCGGAACAAATTCAATTACTTTATCAATATCCATCCCATTGGCAATCTTCTTATTGATCGCCTTATTGATTACAAGCGTAGCGATTTTTCTAGTCTGGGATTCTGCATATTTCATTAATGTGGGCTCGAGCCCTTTATCTATGATCCACAATCCTCCTGCTGTTGAAAAGGAAAAAAAGACGAATGTCAGCAGGAATACATACCTGAAAGGCAAAGGCCCTTTTCGAGGCAGCCGCCGACCGAATTTTGCCAAAACAAATCCCCCCTCTAAAGCTATATGTATGCTTCAAAGGGGGGAACTAGCCTAAAAAGTATTTAAAGTTGTACCTGCAAATCTGGAAAAATTAATAATTAGCCGCGTACTCATACTTAATAATCGTATCACAGCTGACAATCATCAGGGATAAGTTCGATTGCAAATCAAGCTGGTATGGATCTACTTTTCGGCCGCTTTCCTCGAGAATACGGACAACAGGGCGCTCACTCAAGCCAGGATTCTGCTCGGCCACTACTCCCTTTCGCCCATCGTTTAACATAACGGTAAGGCCGACCGGATATATCGCCACCGCTCTTCGGAAGGCATCGACTACCTTTGGATCAAACAGGCTGCCTGAACCCGAATAGAGGATTTCAAGACCCTCATGTGGAAGCATCGCTGGCCGATATACACGATTAGAAGTAACGGCGTCAAAAACATCAGCCACACCAAGTATCTTTCCGAATAAGTGGATTTCGTCCTCTTTCAATCCACGTGGATATCCTGCACCATTCAAGCGTTCGTGATGCTGATAGGCACAATGAGCCACTATTAGCGGAACGGTCGGGATATTCCT
This window of the Mesobacillus jeotgali genome carries:
- the yunB gene encoding sporulation protein YunB translates to MAKFGRRLPRKGPLPFRYVFLLTFVFFSFSTAGGLWIIDKGLEPTLMKYAESQTRKIATLVINKAINKKIANGMDIDKVIEFVPVDGGTTTVVKFNTEIINRVKAETTNIVQMNLKEAERGNLTSLEMLTDVELVTDEEDREAGIIYYVPLGQATNNALLGNMGPRVPVKFNAIGDVTADVVWDTEEHGINNTLINVSVRVKVNVQIIIPFATEIATVQENIPIGSFYYPGKVPQFYNGGGGVVPPAIQVPGQPGQ
- a CDS encoding Na+/H+ antiporter NhaC family protein — encoded protein: MENTIFSLLPPLVAILMVVITRRVLLSLGTGIIAAAFLLAEFNVAETFAIMWDAIKGIVVADGELNTYSLYIILFLLLLGTITAFISISGGSRAFGEWAMKRVKTRVGAQLVGAFLGVVIFIDDYFNALAVGQITRPITDRQKVSRAKLAYLIDSTSAPVCVISPISSWGAYIIALIGTILAAHGVSEYTAFSAFMQMAPMNFYALAALAMVFIVALRNIEIGPMKKHEERAITEGIVVPQDKPVPGELKDDLPTSTKGTVGDLVWPIVALIAGTVGMMIWTGASAVEGNVTILAIFENTDVTKSLVTGGLLGLAVALILFARQAVVLKGVNANVFGKGIVEGIKSMLPAIYILVFAWVIVDLIGRLETGKYLAGIVESSNINISFLPFLLFLVAGIMAFSTGTSWGSFGILLPIAGDIAAAADINLMLPALAAVLAGAVFGDHCSPISDTTILSSTGAGSHHLDHVMTQLPYALISAAISSVGFLIIGFTGSTLTALAVVAILLVAFAFIFGSKTNQEEVLKENLAE